The proteins below come from a single Sorghum bicolor cultivar BTx623 chromosome 4, Sorghum_bicolor_NCBIv3, whole genome shotgun sequence genomic window:
- the LOC8059058 gene encoding zinc finger BED domain-containing protein RICESLEEPER 2, translating to MATLQSEVVQEELIGHEAVEQMSKHAALKSVDVTESLLMKRKPSSAHNAPKPPAEKRKKSSALPVQFVRSPLMNRVLVSPRIRHSRAKHLRSPSMIRDGPSSMEQELHQPTDVPPGFHFQPTNEEQICGSQDGGQLHPALLPLQQIESQLPVCTVPREQVGQEVGKTAASRGVAAPEAVKSLLSKWKATGRNALKPPTEKRRKSPRSHVQIMRSPQLKRNLLSPRLRYPSVRGTGLPLDEINRSPSTMSSSSASPDDATMDTSNSLVPDASRKTKRHKLRSSVWKEFEPIYDGNLIVQAKCIHCLVIFPANRETGRSTCRRHLETCKERIRMNEMVGNMTTGSLSPDAITLKNWKFDQDVSREAMVNFIVLQELPFSLVDHAPFKRFIGTLNPLFKIVSRTTVTEDVVRSYEDKKISLREIIKNTDSKVCLTSDMWTSVQNLGYLCVTCHFIDNDWKLQKRIISFGMVASPHDGFTIFSALLKSLQD from the exons ATGGCGACCCTACAATCTGAGGTTGTGCAAGAAGAGTTGATTGGTCATGAAGCAGTGGAACAAATGAGTAAGCATGCAGCTTTAAAGAGTGTGGATGTGACAGAGTCATTGCTGATGAAACGAAAGCCATCTTCTGCTCATAATGCTCCAAAGCCTCCAGCAGAGAAGCGAAAGAAGTCATCTGCTTTGCCCGTGCAATTTGTGAGGTCTCCGCTAATGAATAGGGTGCTAGTATCACCAAGGATACGCCACTCTAGAGCCAAACACCTGAGGTCCCCTTCTATGATAAGGGACGGGCCATCATCAATGGAGCAGGAGTTGCACCAGCCTACGGACGTGCCCCCAGGTTTTCACTTCCAACCCACTAATGAAGAGCAAATCTGTGGATCCCAAGATGGAGGGCAACTTCATCCTGCATTGCTTCCTTTGCAACAAATTGAATCTCAGCTACCTGT GTGCACTGTACCAAGAGAGCAGGTTGGTCAAGAAGTAGGAAAAACTGCAGCTTCAAGAGGCGTGGCCGCACCGGAGGCGGTGAAATCCTTGTTATCGAAATGGAAGGCGACTGGCAGGAATGCACTAAAGCCCCCAACAGAAAAGCGAAGGAAGTCCCCTAGGTCGCATGTGCAGATTATGAGGTCACCTCAACTAAAGAGGAACCTATTGTCACCAAGGTTGAGATATCCTTCTGTGAGAGGCACTGGATTGCCATTAGATGAAATAAATAGATCACCATCTACAATGTcctcatcttcagcttctcctGATGATGCAACAATGGATACTTCCAATTCTCTTGTCCCAG ATGCATCAAGAAAAACTAAAAGGCACAAACTTAGATCTTCTGTCTGGAAAGAGTTTGAACCAATTTATGATGGAAATTTAATTGTACAAGCAAAATGCATTCACTGTTTGGTTATCTTTCCTGCAAACCGAGAGACTGGTAGAAGCACTTGTCGTAGGCATTTAGAGACATGCAAAGAACGCATTAGAATGAATGAGATGGTTGGGAATATGACTACGGGTTCTCTGTCCCCTGATGCAATTACTCTGAAAAACTGGAAGTTTGACCAAGATGTCTCTCGTGAAGCGATGGTTAACTTCATTGTTCTACAAGAGTTACCTTTCAGTTTAGTGGATCATGCACCATTTAAGAGATTCATTGGtactttgaacccactattcaAAATAGTGTCTAGAACTACAGTCACCGAGGATGTGGTGAGGTCATATGAAGATAAAAAGATATCCCTTCGAGAAATTATTAAGAATACAGATTCGAAGGTTTGTCTAACATCTGATATGTGGACATCAGTACAAAATCTAGGTTATTTGTGTGTTACCTGTCATTTTATTGACAATGATTGGAAATTGCAGAAAAGAATTATAAGCTTTGGTATGGTTGCTTCACCACAtgatggtttcacaattttcagTGCTTTATTGAAAAGCTTACAGGATTGA